From Alkalidesulfovibrio alkalitolerans DSM 16529, a single genomic window includes:
- a CDS encoding class I fructose-bisphosphate aldolase, with translation MTDIASLLGAEAESLLTHRCTTFPKENLHLPGPDFVDRVWALSDRSPGVLRSLQSLFDHGRLRGTGYLSILPVDQGIEHSAAASFAPEPAYFDPENIVKLAIEGGCNAVASTLGVLACVARKYAHKIPFILKLNHNETMTLPAKHDQIPFASVRQAFDMGAVAVGATVYFGAPESNRQLQEVAEAFQEAHELGMATILWAYTRNNAFKKDGVDYHTAADLTGQANHLASTIHADIVKQKAPTVNGGYKNIGFSFAYTNDRVYGELCTDHPVDMTRYQVANCYMGRCGLINSGGGSGANDFAEAVRTAVINKRAGGMGLISGRKAFQRPMAEGAKLLHAIQDVYLDSSVTIA, from the coding sequence ATGACCGACATCGCCTCGCTGCTCGGCGCTGAAGCCGAAAGCCTGCTCACCCACCGCTGCACCACCTTCCCCAAGGAGAACCTGCATCTGCCCGGCCCGGACTTCGTGGACCGCGTCTGGGCGCTCTCCGACCGCTCGCCGGGCGTCCTGCGCAGCCTGCAGAGCCTCTTCGACCACGGCCGCCTGCGCGGCACGGGCTACCTCTCCATCCTGCCCGTGGACCAGGGCATCGAGCATTCGGCCGCGGCCTCCTTCGCTCCGGAGCCCGCCTATTTCGACCCCGAGAACATCGTCAAGCTGGCCATCGAGGGCGGCTGCAACGCCGTGGCCTCGACCCTGGGCGTACTCGCCTGCGTGGCCAGAAAATACGCCCACAAGATCCCCTTCATCCTGAAGCTCAACCACAACGAAACCATGACACTGCCCGCCAAGCACGACCAAATTCCCTTCGCCAGCGTCCGCCAAGCCTTCGACATGGGCGCGGTGGCCGTGGGCGCGACGGTCTACTTCGGCGCGCCCGAATCGAACCGCCAGTTGCAGGAGGTCGCCGAAGCCTTCCAGGAGGCCCACGAGCTGGGCATGGCCACCATTCTGTGGGCCTACACACGCAACAACGCCTTCAAGAAGGACGGCGTTGACTACCACACCGCCGCCGATCTCACGGGCCAGGCCAACCACCTCGCCAGCACCATCCACGCGGACATCGTCAAGCAGAAGGCCCCCACGGTGAACGGCGGCTACAAGAACATCGGCTTTTCTTTCGCCTATACCAACGACCGCGTGTACGGCGAGTTGTGCACCGACCACCCCGTGGACATGACCCGCTACCAAGTGGCCAACTGCTACATGGGCCGCTGCGGACTCATCAACTCCGGCGGCGGATCGGGCGCGAACGACTTCGCCGAGGCCGTGCGCACGGCGGTCATCAACAAGCGCGCGGGCGGCATGGGACTCATCTCGGGCCGCAAGGCCTTCCAGCGGCCCATGGCCGAGGGCGCGAAGCTGCTGCACGCCATCCAGGATGTCTATCTGGACTCTTCCGTGACCATCGCCTAA
- a CDS encoding response regulator, translating to MARIIVLDDVLDAGVMIKRILTRKGHEVEAFTEEEKALAYVEKNHVDIAILDIKLKKMSGVEVLDELKRRSPGTRVIMLTGYPTLETAREAQKLGAFEYCVKPIDKDELEEKVAIALEEGSR from the coding sequence ATGGCCAGGATCATAGTGCTGGACGACGTGCTGGATGCCGGAGTGATGATCAAGCGCATCCTGACGCGCAAGGGTCACGAGGTGGAGGCATTCACCGAGGAGGAGAAAGCCTTGGCCTACGTGGAGAAGAATCATGTGGACATCGCCATCCTCGACATCAAGCTGAAGAAGATGAGCGGGGTGGAGGTGCTCGACGAGCTCAAGCGCCGCTCCCCGGGCACACGGGTCATCATGCTCACCGGCTATCCCACTCTGGAGACGGCGCGCGAGGCCCAGAAGCTCGGAGCCTTCGAGTACTGCGTCAAGCCCATCGACAAGGACGAGCTTGAAGAAAAAGTGGCCATCGCCTTGGAGGAAGGAAGCCGCTGA
- a CDS encoding PEP/pyruvate-binding domain-containing protein: protein MQLARFLRIWAERLFTPEASLRRRYEAFRRLLAHDKRALESMTEIEEIHHGQIAADWTRVAALQRAFSWSVHGLVDALCEMRPGVYEALRERLDAIEAEVASVFASLRSPLGPPYILSMAEAAGRPELCGGKAAGLGRIASLSIPVPEGFAVTTAAFELFLERGGLTGPVEEMLSRARLDDPDGLDELCALMQESLDEAELPDEVATEVESAVERLAESGARLFAVRSSAVGEDGVLSYAGLYDSRLFVPKNEVARALREVYASKYSPRAVTYRIRNGVPDEESPMAACVLRMLDPAVSGVCYTADGPPNEPHFAIFAVSGVGEKLVDGSADPAVWHLEREAGAVQKRPEEGALLDDSHLRDLFAWGMALEKDAGVAQDIEWCLDASGGLYVVQARPFRREEAAPCDPRVETCPGIANPVLLSGALTASGGVAVGRVHFPSHGDDGRDIPAGAVVVCRTLSPRLVSAMGRLTAVVSPAGSRAGHFASVAREHGVPVLVGAKDVMSALSPGRVVTVDADAGVVYEGVVEELRERARRERARPPTRLGERLAPVMPSLARLTLLDPESPSFSPENCESLHDIVRFCHEKGVAEMFSLSEGGRGLGGARPLATSLPLSFYVLDLDGGVNWDLADASVPAEALLSAPMHALWEGLTDPSVTWSEGLKHLDWEHFDRVAGGVISLSDKNLSSFALLARDYCHAMIRFGYHFAVVDALSGERDEANYVSFRFKGGGADFDRRLLRLEFLREVLARQGFAIKTRGDLIDAVFSRRPAAETLGALRLLGVLLGKTRLMDMALGDAAQAQALAEEFLALHAGNGPSSPSTFDQKMV from the coding sequence ATGCAGCTAGCCCGCTTCCTGCGCATCTGGGCCGAGCGCCTGTTCACGCCCGAGGCGTCGCTCAGGCGTCGTTACGAGGCCTTTCGACGCCTGTTGGCCCACGACAAGCGCGCCCTGGAGAGCATGACCGAGATCGAGGAGATCCATCACGGTCAGATCGCGGCCGACTGGACCAGGGTCGCGGCCTTGCAGCGCGCTTTTTCCTGGTCCGTGCACGGACTTGTGGATGCCCTGTGCGAGATGCGGCCCGGGGTCTACGAGGCGCTGCGCGAACGTCTCGACGCCATCGAGGCCGAGGTCGCGTCCGTCTTCGCATCGCTTAGAAGTCCCTTGGGGCCGCCCTACATCCTTTCCATGGCCGAGGCGGCCGGGCGGCCGGAGCTTTGCGGCGGCAAGGCCGCCGGACTCGGCCGGATCGCATCCCTTTCCATCCCCGTGCCCGAAGGCTTTGCCGTAACCACGGCGGCCTTCGAACTGTTCCTCGAACGCGGCGGCCTGACCGGCCCCGTGGAGGAAATGCTCTCCCGAGCGCGTCTGGACGATCCCGACGGCCTGGACGAGTTGTGCGCGCTCATGCAGGAGTCCCTTGACGAGGCGGAACTGCCCGATGAGGTCGCGACCGAGGTCGAGTCGGCCGTGGAACGGCTCGCCGAGTCCGGGGCCAGGCTGTTCGCGGTGCGCTCCTCGGCCGTGGGCGAGGACGGCGTGCTGTCCTACGCCGGGCTTTACGATTCGCGTCTGTTTGTGCCGAAGAACGAAGTGGCGCGCGCCCTGCGCGAGGTCTATGCCTCCAAGTACTCGCCGCGTGCCGTGACCTACAGGATACGAAACGGCGTGCCGGACGAGGAGTCTCCCATGGCGGCCTGCGTGCTGCGCATGCTCGATCCGGCCGTCTCGGGCGTGTGCTACACGGCCGACGGCCCCCCAAACGAGCCACATTTCGCGATCTTCGCCGTGTCCGGGGTGGGCGAGAAGCTCGTGGACGGGTCGGCCGATCCCGCGGTCTGGCATTTGGAGCGCGAGGCGGGCGCGGTACAAAAGCGTCCCGAAGAAGGGGCCTTGCTCGACGATTCGCATCTGCGCGACCTCTTCGCCTGGGGCATGGCCCTGGAAAAGGACGCGGGCGTGGCGCAGGACATCGAATGGTGCCTGGATGCTTCGGGCGGTCTTTACGTGGTTCAGGCGAGGCCGTTTCGGCGCGAGGAGGCCGCGCCCTGCGATCCGAGAGTCGAGACCTGCCCCGGCATCGCCAATCCGGTGCTCCTTTCGGGCGCGCTGACCGCCTCTGGCGGCGTGGCAGTGGGCCGGGTCCATTTTCCCTCGCACGGCGACGACGGCCGCGACATTCCGGCCGGAGCAGTGGTCGTCTGCCGTACGCTTTCGCCCCGCCTCGTCTCGGCCATGGGCCGCCTCACGGCCGTGGTCTCGCCCGCCGGGAGCCGGGCCGGGCACTTCGCCTCCGTGGCGCGTGAGCACGGAGTGCCGGTGCTCGTGGGCGCGAAAGACGTCATGAGCGCGCTCTCGCCCGGCAGGGTGGTGACCGTGGATGCGGACGCGGGCGTGGTCTACGAGGGCGTGGTCGAGGAACTGCGCGAGCGCGCCCGGCGAGAGCGCGCGAGGCCTCCCACGCGTCTTGGCGAACGGCTGGCCCCGGTCATGCCGTCGCTTGCGCGCCTCACGCTGCTCGACCCCGAATCCCCGAGTTTTTCGCCCGAAAACTGCGAGAGCCTGCACGACATCGTGCGCTTTTGCCACGAAAAGGGCGTGGCCGAGATGTTCAGTCTCTCGGAGGGCGGACGCGGTCTTGGCGGCGCACGGCCCCTGGCCACGAGCCTGCCGCTCTCGTTCTACGTGCTCGATCTGGACGGCGGCGTGAATTGGGACCTAGCCGACGCCTCGGTGCCTGCCGAGGCGCTTCTCTCCGCACCCATGCACGCTCTGTGGGAAGGGTTGACCGATCCCTCCGTGACCTGGAGCGAGGGGCTCAAGCACCTCGACTGGGAACACTTCGACCGGGTCGCGGGCGGGGTTATAAGCCTCTCGGACAAGAACCTGTCGAGTTTCGCGCTGCTGGCGCGCGACTACTGTCATGCCATGATCCGCTTCGGCTACCACTTTGCCGTGGTGGACGCCCTGAGCGGAGAGCGCGACGAGGCCAATTATGTCTCTTTCCGCTTCAAGGGTGGCGGCGCGGATTTCGACCGCCGTCTGCTGCGCCTGGAATTCCTGCGCGAGGTGCTGGCCCGCCAGGGGTTTGCGATCAAGACCAGGGGCGACCTGATCGACGCCGTGTTCTCGCGGCGTCCGGCCGCCGAGACGCTTGGCGCCCTGCGCCTGCTCGGCGTTCTTCTGGGGAAGACGAGGCTTATGGACATGGCGCTTGGCGACGCGGCCCAGGCCCAGGCCCTGGCTGAGGAATTTCTTGCCCTGCATGCCGGGAATGGTCCCTCGTCCCCCTCCACATTCGATCAAAAGATGGTATAG
- a CDS encoding bifunctional 3-deoxy-7-phosphoheptulonate synthase/chorismate mutase type II has translation MRSGSLVNRDLRFTSRPHIEREDILMTVKIKAQGLRDWGIPFGDYLVVAGPCSAETEDQVHATVAELAKQPVNMLRAGIWKPRTRPGCFEGVGEPGLYWLKDAGRAAGLPVTTEVATTQHVEQALKAGIDVLWIGARTTVNPFSVQPIADALKGVDIPVMVKNPINPDIELWLGALERLNAAGVSKLVAIHRGFTAYKKSRFRNKPNWKIPIELRRRVPSLPIICDPSHIAGTRKLVPEVSQTALDLTFDGLMVESHIDPDVALSDAKQQLKPAELGRMLAGLMPMRSTPSEDELAYIQGLRNIIDQLDTTLIGLLKQRMDIATEIGRFKRKTRLTLFQPKRWKETLTTRIRKGKDLGLDEEFLLRVYQYIHEESIRHQEEGAKD, from the coding sequence ATGCGTTCCGGCAGCCTCGTAAACCGCGATCTCCGGTTCACGTCACGGCCGCACATCGAACGCGAGGACATCCTGATGACAGTGAAGATCAAGGCCCAGGGCCTGCGCGACTGGGGCATTCCCTTCGGCGACTATCTCGTCGTTGCAGGGCCGTGCAGCGCCGAAACCGAGGATCAGGTGCACGCCACCGTGGCCGAACTGGCCAAACAGCCCGTGAACATGCTGCGCGCGGGCATCTGGAAGCCGCGCACCCGCCCTGGCTGCTTCGAGGGCGTTGGCGAGCCCGGACTTTACTGGCTCAAGGACGCGGGCCGGGCCGCCGGGCTGCCCGTGACCACGGAAGTGGCCACCACCCAGCACGTGGAACAGGCGCTCAAGGCTGGCATCGACGTGCTGTGGATCGGCGCGCGGACCACGGTGAACCCCTTCTCCGTGCAGCCCATCGCCGATGCGCTCAAGGGCGTGGACATCCCGGTGATGGTCAAGAATCCCATCAACCCGGACATCGAGCTCTGGCTCGGGGCCCTGGAGCGGCTGAACGCGGCGGGAGTGAGCAAGCTCGTCGCCATCCACCGGGGCTTCACGGCCTACAAGAAGTCGCGTTTCCGCAACAAGCCCAACTGGAAGATTCCCATCGAACTCAGGCGGCGGGTGCCCAGCCTGCCCATCATCTGCGATCCCTCGCACATCGCGGGCACGCGCAAGCTCGTGCCCGAGGTTTCGCAGACCGCGCTGGATCTGACTTTCGACGGATTGATGGTCGAGTCGCACATCGACCCGGACGTGGCACTCTCCGACGCCAAACAGCAGCTCAAGCCAGCCGAACTCGGCCGGATGCTGGCCGGGCTCATGCCCATGCGCTCGACCCCGTCTGAGGACGAACTGGCCTATATCCAGGGGCTTCGCAACATCATCGACCAACTCGACACGACGCTCATCGGCCTGCTCAAGCAGCGCATGGACATCGCCACGGAGATCGGCCGCTTCAAGCGCAAGACGCGGCTGACCCTGTTCCAGCCCAAGCGCTGGAAGGAGACGCTCACGACGCGCATCAGGAAGGGCAAGGATCTGGGACTGGACGAGGAGTTTTTGCTGCGCGTCTATCAGTATATCCACGAGGAATCCATCCGCCACCAGGAAGAAGGGGCCAAGGACTAG
- the aroB gene encoding 3-dehydroquinate synthase: MRRIRVSLRKEVDASYDIVVEAGLMDRLAKELSGLVSGGRCAVVCDFTTRELFVPALLDRAEDAGLSCDVLDVPPGEASKSLAVFEGLLGRLRDLRYTRKDFVLALGGGMVGDLAGFTAGCYMRGLPVVQAPTTLLSQVDSSVGGKVAVNLPGAKNYVGLFHQPKKVLIDVRTLQSLPRRELLSGLAEVIKHAVIADAGFFEFLEQGREALLTLDEEAVVRTVATCCAIKAGIVERDEREAGPRMVLNYGHTIGHAIEDAAGYALTHGECVAYGMRAEARIANALGLFPESDLARQERLLDGYGLALDPLDMDPERLIDLAHGDKKNAGGRITFILPTAIGQTTRRDDVPLDLVREVLEATLARA, translated from the coding sequence ATGCGACGCATCAGGGTTTCGCTTCGCAAGGAGGTGGACGCCTCCTACGACATTGTGGTCGAGGCGGGGCTCATGGATCGCCTGGCAAAGGAGCTTTCGGGCCTCGTTTCGGGCGGGCGCTGCGCCGTGGTCTGCGACTTCACCACGCGCGAGTTGTTCGTCCCGGCGCTGCTCGATCGCGCCGAGGATGCAGGGCTCTCCTGCGACGTGCTGGACGTGCCGCCGGGCGAAGCCAGCAAGTCGCTGGCCGTGTTCGAGGGGCTGCTTGGCCGCCTGCGCGACCTGCGCTATACGCGCAAGGATTTCGTGCTGGCCCTGGGCGGCGGCATGGTCGGCGACCTGGCCGGGTTCACGGCCGGATGCTACATGCGCGGCCTGCCCGTGGTCCAGGCGCCCACCACGCTGCTCTCCCAGGTGGATTCGAGCGTGGGCGGCAAGGTGGCCGTGAACCTACCCGGCGCCAAGAACTACGTCGGGCTCTTCCACCAGCCGAAAAAAGTCCTCATCGACGTGCGCACCTTGCAAAGCCTTCCCCGGCGCGAGCTTTTGAGCGGTCTGGCCGAGGTGATCAAGCACGCGGTCATCGCCGACGCCGGGTTCTTCGAGTTCCTGGAGCAAGGCCGGGAGGCGCTCTTGACCCTGGACGAGGAGGCCGTGGTCCGGACCGTGGCCACCTGCTGCGCCATCAAGGCGGGCATCGTGGAGCGCGACGAGCGCGAGGCCGGGCCGCGCATGGTCCTCAATTACGGCCACACGATCGGCCACGCCATCGAGGACGCGGCCGGATACGCCCTGACGCACGGCGAGTGCGTGGCCTACGGCATGCGAGCGGAGGCCAGGATAGCGAATGCCCTGGGACTTTTTCCGGAAAGCGATCTGGCCCGCCAGGAGCGCCTTCTGGACGGCTACGGGTTGGCGCTCGATCCGCTGGACATGGACCCGGAGCGGCTGATCGACCTGGCGCATGGCGACAAGAAAAACGCGGGCGGCCGCATCACCTTCATCCTGCCCACGGCCATCGGCCAGACGACCCGGCGCGACGACGTGCCCCTCGACCTCGTGCGCGAGGTTTTGGAGGCCACGCTCGCCCGCGCCTGA
- a CDS encoding nitroreductase family protein → MDVFEAMLTRRSIRAFAPGEVTPEDLEEMLRAAMMAPSAGNAQPWQFVVVDDRAILDAVPEFSPYAAMAKQAPLGVLVCGDLSQEKYPGYWVQDCSAAIQNLLLAAHGLGYGAVWTGVYPMPDRVLGFKKLLSLPHHIIPLGFVVIGRPGQRPKHRDRYDEAKIHRNGYRA, encoded by the coding sequence ATGGACGTTTTCGAAGCCATGCTCACGCGGCGAAGCATCCGGGCCTTCGCGCCCGGCGAGGTGACGCCCGAGGATTTGGAGGAGATGTTGCGCGCGGCCATGATGGCCCCAAGCGCAGGCAACGCCCAGCCCTGGCAGTTCGTGGTCGTGGACGACCGCGCCATCCTGGACGCCGTGCCCGAATTCAGCCCCTACGCGGCCATGGCCAAGCAGGCCCCGCTCGGTGTGCTGGTCTGTGGCGACCTCTCGCAGGAGAAGTACCCCGGCTACTGGGTGCAGGACTGCTCCGCGGCCATCCAGAACCTCCTGCTCGCGGCCCACGGGCTTGGCTACGGCGCGGTCTGGACCGGCGTCTACCCCATGCCCGACAGGGTGCTGGGCTTCAAGAAGCTTTTGTCCCTGCCGCACCACATCATCCCGCTGGGCTTCGTGGTCATCGGCAGGCCCGGACAACGACCCAAGCACCGCGACCGCTACGACGAGGCCAAGATCCACCGCAACGGCTACCGCGCCTGA